In Lemur catta isolate mLemCat1 chromosome 1, mLemCat1.pri, whole genome shotgun sequence, one DNA window encodes the following:
- the IMP3 gene encoding U3 small nucleolar ribonucleoprotein protein IMP3: MENEGVAPSLSFIGPGSQGALPGRAAAEVAREPERGLWFRSGHSAAAIMVRKLKFHEQKLLKQVDFLNWEATDHNLHELRVLRRYRVQRREDYTRYNQLSRAVRELARRLRDLPERDPFRVRASAALLDKLYALGLVPTRGSLELCNFVTASSFCRRRLPTVLLKLRMAQHLQAAVAFVEQGHVRVGPDVVTDPAFLVTRSMEDFVTWVDSSKIKRHVLEYNEERDDFDLEA; this comes from the coding sequence ATGGAAAATGAGGGCGTGGCCCCGAGCCTTTCTTTCATTGGCCCAGGGTCCCAAGGCGCCCTGCCTGGGCGCGCCGCCGCGGAAGTCGCTCGAGAGCCTGAACGTGGTCTCTGGTTTAGGTCCGGCCACTCGGCTGCCGCCATCATGGTGCGGAAGCTTAAATTCCACGAGCAGAAGCTGTTGAAGCAGGTGGACTTCCTGAACTGGGAGGCGACCGACCACAACCTGCACGAGCTGCGAGTCCTGCGGCGCTATCGGGTGCAGCGGCGCGAGGACTACACGCGCTACAACCAGCTGAGCCGTGCGGTGCGCGAGCTGGCGCGGCGCCTGCGCGACCTGCCCGAGCGCGACCCGTTCCGCGTGCGCGCCTCGGCCGCGCTGCTGGACAAGCTGTATGCTCTCGGCCTGGTGCCCACCCGCGGCTCTCTGGAGCTCTGCAACTTCGTCACGGCTTCGTCCTTCTGCCGCCGCCGCCTGCCTACTGTGCTCCTCAAGCTGCGCATGGCGCAGCACCTCCAGGCTGCCGTGGCGTTCGTGGAGCAAGGCCACGTGCGCGTGGGCCCCGACGTGGTGACTGACCCCGCCTTCCTTGTCACGCGCAGCATGGAGGACTTTGTCACTTGGGTCGACTCCTCCAAGATTAAGCGGCATGTGCTGGAATACAATGAGGAGCGCGATGATTTCGATCTGGAAGCCTAG
- the SNX33 gene encoding sorting nexin-33, with protein sequence MALKGRALYDFHSENKEEISIQQDEDLVIFSETSLDGWLQGQNSRGETGLFPASYVEILHSGLSANHADYSSSLAGSLGTQVSLYNSSSVASPARSGGGSGFLSNQGSFEEDDDDDWDDWDDGCTVVEEPRAGGLGTNGHPPLNLSYPGAYPSQHMAFQPKPALERQDSLASAKRGSVVGRNLNRFSCFVRSGVEAFILGDVPMMAKIAETYSIEMGPRGPQWKANPHPFACSVEDPTKQTKFKGIKSYISYKLTPTHAGSPVYRRYKHFDWLYNRLLHKFTVISVPHLPEKQATGRFEEDFIEKRKRRLILWMDHMTSHPVLSQYEGFQHFLSCLDDKQWKMGKRRAEKDEMVGASFLLTFQIPTEHQDLQDVEDRVDTFKAFSKKMDDSVLQLSTVASELVRKHVGGFRKEFQKLGSAFQAISHAFQMDPPFCSEALNSAISHTGRTYEAVGEMFAEQPKNDLFQMLDMLSLYQGLLSNFPDIIHLQKGAFAKVKESQRMSDEGRMAQDEADGIRRRCRVVGFALQAEMNHFHQRRELDFKHMMQSYLRQQILFYQRVGQQLEKTLRMYDNL encoded by the exons ATGGCACTGAAAGGCCGAGCCCTCTATGACTTCCACAGTGAGAACAAGGAGGAAATCAGCATCCAGCAGGATGAGGACCTGGTCATCTTTAGTGAGACCTCACTGGACGGCTGGCTGCAGGGCCAGAACAGCCGTGGCGAGACGGGGCTCTTTCCTGCCTCCTACGTGGAGATCCTCCATTCTGGCCTCAGCGCCAACCATGCTGACTACTCCAGCAGCCTTGCAGGCTCACTGGGCACCCAGGTGAGCTTGTACAACAGCTCCAGTGTGGCCAGCCCGGCCAGGAGTGGTGGGGGCAGTGGTTTCCTCTCAAACCAGGGCAGCTTCGAGGAGGATGATGACGATGACTGGGATGACTGGGACGATGGATGCACAGTGGTGGAGGAGCCACGGGCTGGTGGGCTGGGCACCAACGGGCACCCCCCACTCAACCTCTCCTATCCCGGTGCCTACCCCAGCCAGCACATGGCCTTCCAGCCCAAGCCAGCCCTGGAGCGGCAGGACAGCCTGGCATCTGCCAAGCGAGGCAGCGTGGTGGGGCGCAACCTCAACCGTTTCTCGTGCTTCGTGCGCTCTGGAGTGGAGGCCTTCATCCTGGGCGATGTGCCCATGATGGCCAAGATCGCCGAGACATACTCCATTGAAATGGGCCCTCGTGGCCCCCAGTGGAAGGCCAACCCCCACCCGTTTGCCTGCTCTGTGGAGGACCCCACCAAACAGACCAAGTTCAAGGGCATCAAAAGCTACATCTCTTACAAGCTCACACCCACCCATGCTGGCTCACCGGTCTATCGGCGCTACAAACACTTTGACTGGCTCTATAACCGCCTGCTACACAAGTTCACTGTCATTTCGGTGCCCCACCTGCCTGAGAAGCAGGCTACAGGCCGCTTCGAGGAGGACTTCATTGAGAAGCGGAAGCGGAGGCTTATCCTCTGGATGGACCACATGACCAGCCACCCTGTGCTGTCCCAGTATGAGGGCTTCCAGCATTTCCTCAGCTGCCTGGACGACAAGCAGTGGAAGATGGGCAAACGCCGGGCAGAGAAGGACGAGATGGTGGGTGCCAGCTTCCTGCTCACCTTCCAGATCCCCACGGAGCACCAGGACCTGCAGGACGTGGAGGACCGTGTGGACACCTTCAAGGCCTTCAGCAAGAAGATGGACGACAGTGTCCTGCAGCTCAGCACGGTGGCATCAGAGCTGGTACGTAAACATGTGGGGGGCTTCCGTAAGGAATTCCAGAAGCTTGGCAGTGCCTTCCAGGCCATCAGTCATGCCTTCCAGATGGACCCCCCCTTTTGCTCTGAGGCCCTCAACAGCGCCATTTCTCACACGGGCCGCACTTATGAAGCCGTCGGTGAGATGTTCGCTGAGCAGCCCAAGAATGACCTCTTCCAGATGCTCGACATGCTGTCTCTCTACCAGGGCCTGCTCTCCAACTTCCCTGACATCATCCACCTACAGAAAG GCGCCTTTGCCAAGGTGAAGGAGAGCCAGCGCATGAGCGACGAGGGCCGCATGGCGCAGGACGAGGCAGATGGCATTCGCAGGCGCTGCCGTGTGGTGGGCTTCGCCCTGCAGGCTGAGATGAACCACTTCCACCAGCGTCGTGAGCTCGACTTCAAGCACATGATGCAGAGCTACCTGCGCCAGCAGATCCTCTTCTACCAGCGGGTGGGCCAGCAGCTGGAGAAGACCCTGCGCATGTATGACAACCTCTGA